Proteins found in one Thalassophryne amazonica chromosome 1, fThaAma1.1, whole genome shotgun sequence genomic segment:
- the LOC117520809 gene encoding four and a half LIM domains protein 2-like has translation MTEPYDCTECQESLFGQKYILKDESPYCLKCYEELFCSTCEVCEKLIGCTCKDLSFKGRHWHSECFLCSTCSRSLVDLPFATNDDKLMCIECFTNEFSSKCHVCLKTIMPGSKKMEHKGNSWHENCFICNRCQQPIGTRSFVQKEAKNYCMPCYEKHFALQCIYCKKPITTGGVTYRDQPWHKECFVCIGCKQQLAGQRFTSQDDFAYCLNCFCNLFAKKCAYCTTPISGLGGSKYISFEQRQWHNDCFNCKKCSVTLVGRGFLTCKDDIFCPDCGKDL, from the exons ATGACCGAGCCCTACGACTGCACAGAGTGTCAGGAGTCTCTGTTCGGGCAAAAGTACATCCTGAAGGATGAAAGTCCATACTGCTTGAAATGCTATGaggaacttttctgcagcacctgTGAAGTTTGCGAAAAGCTCATTGGATGCACCTGCAAG GATCTGTCCTTCAAAGGTCGCCACTGGCACAGTGAGTGCTTCCTGTGCAGCACGTGCAGCAGATCTCTGGTCGACCTCCCTTTTGCTACCAACGATGATAAGCTGATGTGCATCGAGTGCTTCACCAATGAGTTCTCCTCCAAGTGCCATGTTTGCCTGAAAACCATCATGCCTG GTTCTAAGAAGATGGAGCACAAAGGTAACAGCTGGCATGAGAATTGTTTCATCTGCAACCGATGCCAGCAACCCATCGGTACCAGGAGCTTTGTCCAGAAGGAGGCGAAGAACTATTGCATGCCCTGCTATGAGAAGCACTTTGCTCTGCAGTGCATCTACTGCAAGAAG CCGATCACCACCGGAGGTGTGACCTATCGTGACCAGCCTTGGCACAAGGAGTGCTTTGTTTGCATCGGGTGCAAGCAGCAACTGGCCGGACAACGCTTCACCTCTCAGGACGACTTCGCCTACTGTCTCAACTGCTTCTGCAATCTGTTTGCTAAGAAATGTGCTTACTGCACCACCCCAATCAGTG GTCTGGGGGGCAGCAAGTACATCTCCTTCGAGCAGCGCCAGTGGCACAATGACTGCTTCAACTGCAAGAAGTGCAGCGTGACTCTGGTGGGCCGAGGGTTTCTCACATGCAAAGATGATATCTTCTGCCCCGACTGTGGCAAAGACCTCTGA